From Quadrisphaera sp. DSM 44207, the proteins below share one genomic window:
- the thrC gene encoding threonine synthase yields the protein MAHLWRGVVEEYRDRLPVGAATPVVTLGEGGTPLVRASHLSDLTGCEVWLKVEGCNPTGSFKDRGMTMAITAAAAQGARAVICASTGNTSASAAAYATAAGMACGVLVPEGKIAMGKLSQAVAHGATLLQVDGNFDECLTTARKIAEAYPVELVNSVNPARIQGQKTAAFEVVDALGDAPDVHCLPVGNAGNITAYWKGYTEYEADGPATRRPRMWGFQAAGAAPIVLGHPVDQPDTVATAIRIGNPASWQQALAAREESGGTIAAVTDEEILAAHRLLSAHDGVFVEPASAAGAAGLLQRHAAGALEPGQRVVVTVTGHGLKDPQWALRGADGGEVLPVRVGVDAVSAAAALGLE from the coding sequence GTGGCGCACCTGTGGCGCGGGGTGGTCGAGGAGTACCGGGACCGGCTGCCGGTCGGCGCGGCGACGCCCGTGGTCACCCTGGGGGAGGGCGGCACCCCGCTCGTGCGGGCCTCGCACCTGTCGGACCTGACCGGCTGCGAGGTGTGGCTGAAGGTCGAGGGCTGCAACCCCACGGGCTCCTTCAAGGACCGCGGCATGACGATGGCGATCACCGCGGCGGCGGCTCAGGGCGCCCGCGCGGTCATCTGCGCGTCGACGGGCAACACCTCCGCCTCCGCCGCGGCGTACGCGACGGCCGCGGGCATGGCCTGCGGCGTCCTCGTGCCCGAGGGCAAGATCGCCATGGGCAAGCTGAGCCAGGCCGTCGCCCACGGCGCGACGCTGCTGCAGGTCGACGGGAACTTCGACGAGTGCCTCACCACGGCCCGCAAGATCGCCGAGGCGTACCCCGTCGAGCTCGTCAACTCCGTCAACCCCGCCCGCATCCAGGGGCAGAAGACGGCGGCGTTCGAGGTCGTCGACGCGCTCGGCGACGCCCCCGACGTCCACTGCCTGCCCGTGGGCAACGCCGGAAACATCACGGCGTACTGGAAGGGCTACACCGAGTACGAGGCCGACGGTCCGGCGACCCGGCGCCCGCGGATGTGGGGCTTCCAGGCCGCCGGCGCCGCGCCGATCGTGCTCGGCCACCCGGTCGACCAGCCCGACACCGTCGCCACCGCCATCCGCATCGGCAACCCCGCCTCGTGGCAGCAGGCGCTCGCCGCGCGCGAGGAGTCCGGCGGCACGATCGCCGCCGTCACCGACGAGGAGATCCTCGCCGCGCACCGGCTGCTCTCGGCGCACGACGGCGTCTTCGTCGAGCCCGCCTCCGCGGCCGGCGCGGCCGGGCTGCTGCAGCGGCACGCCGCCGGGGCGCTCGAGCCGGGCCAGCGGGTCGTCGTCACGGTGACCGGGCACGGGCTGAAGGACCCGCAGTGGGCGCTGCGCGGCGCCGACGGCGGGGAGGTGCTGCCGGTGCGCGTCGGCGTGGACGCCGTCTCCGCGGCCGCCGCCCTCGGCCTGGAGTGA
- the thrB gene encoding homoserine kinase: MSERSAPAARAGRVVLGRRVRVRVPGSSANLGPGYDALGLALGVHDEVAVTAVPAERGVRVAVEGSGAGRVGVGEDHLVVRALRAALRSAGADQPGLEVVCRNGVPHGRGVGSSAAAVVAGVAAAGALLEVPLADDVLLDVASALEGHPDNAAASLLGGLTLGWHEAPPSATAHGGRWRAVRVEPSPHLGVLLCVPGDELSTARARAMLPLQVPHADAAHTAGRAALLVEAVTRRPDLLLPATEDRLHQQQRAAAMPGSWALLMALRAAGHAAVVSGAGPSVLVLCPDDACAGAAARLAAATGGWRVLRPGIARTGAVVEELAGGPGAADG; the protein is encoded by the coding sequence GTGAGCGAGCGCAGCGCCCCGGCCGCGCGGGCGGGCCGCGTCGTCCTCGGGCGCCGCGTGCGCGTGCGGGTGCCCGGCTCCAGCGCGAACCTCGGGCCCGGCTACGACGCGCTCGGGCTCGCCCTCGGCGTCCACGACGAGGTGGCCGTCACCGCCGTCCCCGCCGAGCGCGGCGTGCGCGTGGCCGTCGAGGGCAGCGGCGCAGGGCGCGTCGGCGTCGGCGAGGACCACCTCGTCGTGCGCGCCCTGCGTGCCGCCCTGCGCTCGGCCGGCGCCGACCAGCCCGGGCTGGAGGTGGTGTGCCGCAACGGCGTCCCGCACGGGCGCGGCGTCGGGTCCTCGGCGGCGGCCGTCGTCGCCGGGGTCGCCGCGGCCGGTGCGCTGCTCGAGGTGCCGCTCGCGGACGACGTCCTGCTCGACGTCGCCTCGGCGCTCGAGGGCCACCCGGACAACGCCGCGGCGTCCCTGCTGGGCGGCCTGACCCTGGGCTGGCACGAGGCGCCGCCCTCGGCGACGGCGCACGGCGGCCGGTGGCGGGCGGTGCGCGTCGAGCCCTCCCCGCACCTCGGCGTGCTGCTGTGCGTGCCCGGCGACGAGCTGTCCACCGCGCGGGCGCGCGCGATGCTGCCGCTGCAGGTGCCGCACGCGGACGCCGCGCACACCGCCGGGCGCGCCGCCCTGCTCGTCGAGGCGGTCACGCGGCGCCCCGACCTGCTGCTGCCCGCCACCGAGGACCGCCTGCACCAGCAGCAGCGCGCCGCCGCCATGCCCGGCAGCTGGGCGCTGCTGATGGCGCTGCGCGCGGCCGGCCACGCCGCCGTCGTCTCCGGCGCGGGCCCCTCGGTGCTCGTCCTGTGCCCGGACGACGCCTGCGCGGGCGCCGCGGCGCGGCTGGCGGCGGCCACCGGCGGCTGGCGGGTGCTGCGTCCCGGCA